The stretch of DNA TACTAAGTATTTCCAGGCTTATGCTAACGGGCGTCGTCGGAAATGTTCCATCTTAAGGTTGCAATCAGAGCAGGGGCTTCTGTTGCGACAGGAGAACATCTCCCGACACATTTACGAGTTCTACATCAATTTGATGGGCTCGTGCGAGGCCCAGGGGGCGGGGCTCCGCGAAGACGTTTGGGAGGATTCGCAACATGTGTTGGACTGTGAAAACGAAGCGCTAGGGCTTGCCTTTCTGCCAGAAGAGATCGACGCCGCTCTCCTCGGGATGAAAGTGGACACGGCGCTGGGACCAGACGGTTGGCCGATGGCGATGTTCAAGCGCTTCTGGCCTTTGCTTAGGGGCCCCATTTTCGAGATCTACAACGGTTTCATGAGGGGGTGGTTGACATCTCGCGCCTCAACTATGGCGTCTTAACGCTCATCCCGAAGGTCCAAGGGGCAGACAATATTAGACAATTCCGACCGATCGCGCTCATTAACGTGCCTTTTAAAATCTGTGCAAAAGCGTGCGCCAATAGACTAGGTCCGATAGCTCATCGCTCGATTAATCGAAACCAATCTGCTTTCATCCGAGGACGCAACATTTTAGAGGGACCGCTCGCCCTGCAAGAGATCGTTCATGAACTAAAGCGCACTAAGGAAGCGGCGGTGCTGCTGAAACTCGATTTCGAGAAGGCATACGACCGTGTGAATTGGGATTTCTTGCGGCAAGTGCTTATTGGAAGAGGCTTTTCCGACGTTTGGGTCCATCGTATTTTGCAGTTGGTGTCGGGAGGCCAAACTGCAGTCTCGGTGAACGGAGAAATAGGGCATTTCTTCCGGAACAAACGGGGCTCAGGCAGGGTGATCCGATCTCACCTCTCCTTTTCAACTTCGTGGTGGACGCTCTGTCCACAATGCTTCGGAAAGCAGCCGAAGCAGGCCATATCCAAGGGTTGGTAGGCCACCTCATTCCAGGGGGAGTGACGCATCTGCAATATGCAGATGACACACTGCTTTTGTTTCGCCCTGACCACCACAGCATTGCGTCGGTCAAAGCGATTCTAATTTGTTTTGAGCTCATGTCAGGGCTTAAAATAAATTTTCATAAATGCGAGGTGCTCACGATGGGGGTTGAGCCGGAGGAAGGTAAACGTATAGTGGATTTACTCAACTGCAAGGTGGGTAAATTCCCGCTGACATACCTAGGCCTTCCAGTTGACATCAAAAGGTCGACGATAGAGGATTGGGAACCTCTATGTGCTAAGGTGAGGGGTAGGGTGTGCCCTTGGAGGGGTAAATTTAAAGACATTATAACCGAGCACTTTTCCTGCCCTCTCAGGCTATCAAGGTTTTTGGCCATCGGATCTGGCGGATGAACATTTTCTGGCCGGCCAATCTGACTCCTGGATGGATGTCTCTAGGGCAGCTACTCCCGTGACAAATTCTGCCATATATGGTTAATTGGGCCAATATGGGCTTTCTGATTGCACTTGTTGCTCGGTATTGCTCTGTAGGCAGTCGGTACGTCTCCTTCCCCTTCTCTCCCCATCGCAAAAAATCCCTCGAGAAGCAGTAAACCTAGGCGACGGCGGCGCACCAAGCAGGCGGACGATGACATCTCAACGGAGGCCCTCTTGCTGGGTGCCTGGGTTCCTGCCCATGGATCTTCGTCGTCGCGCTGATGGTAAATTACGCCCCTTTCTCCTCGCGACCTCTCCTCTTCATCGTGACCTGGATGGATCCTAGGTGCCCCGCCACCCCCGTTTTTGATCTCCTCATCGCCGTCGTGGTATCCCCTCTCGCGCCTCCCGTTATACTGTCCGCCTCTCGTTCGACCCCTCGGCTTCATCTCTTATCTCGTGGGACGAAACCCTACCATGCTCTAGCAGCGGAGCAACTTCCCTTGCAATGGGCGTCTGCGCAGTTACAACCGTCATATCCGGCGGGCCCAATCTTAAAAAGTACAGCACCCGCATCACGGAGCTTCACAGGCCATCATTGGCCAGGTTGAGACTGATTATAGCGGATTGAGCCCACACCGAGGTGTTGACATTTTGACAATCGCAGGCGGCCGGTCGCTGACGAAGGAAATGGAACCCAATGAAGGGATCCTGAAAGTCCATGGTACACACATGTCAGCAACATTTCTTTGGAAAAATCACATAAAAAGGTTATCTTTTTTGTTCTTGATGTTTAATTAATTCAGAGGATACAGTATGTAGTTCTGGACTTTGCTTGAACTCTGCTCTTTTGCTACTTAGGTGGATCCTAGATGCTCTTATTTTGCTCATGGCCTAAACTTAGCTTTTCATAAATGGGTACAGTTAACAACTTAACATGGCTAAATGATTTGCAGGGTCCCAAGATGTAGTCCACCGAGACAGTAGAATTGTTCTTATCTGATAGGTAAACTACATAATCATTACATCAGTAGTTGTTTTAGACCTATCTCAACTATTGCCATTGAAATGTCTAAACAATGGCATAGCATTGTTATTACCAGTTTTTTAAAGAGATTCACATGCAGTATTATTTGGGATAACGCCGAGGATGTAATACTACTTACTAGCCAGAGTATAGATTAATTATTGTTACTAGCTAATTTGGCCAATCATACAATTATAGTCAGTTCTGCCAGACAATCCTCAAACATTTATATAGGAGAGCACATATACTCCTATCTGAAAGTTTTGTTACCAATGAACCTAAGACTCCTTGAGCTGAATTGCTTTCTTCTGAAGTAATGGAGACATATACAGTTGTAGATTTGGTCACTTTTTTCTTTGCTGATTGATTATTTATATTTGACATGCTTATTCCGCATGGGGTTAGTCAGACCATCTCTAAGATTGCAGGGGAGCTAATACAACGACCTTATGCAGAATATAGGACACAATCAAGCTCTTTAGCTAATCTTGCTTGGCTGTATGGATTAATTTCATGTGGTAAATTAACTATTCTGAAAATGAAAGCTGCAGACCTTGTCATCAGCAAAAAAAGGTGTTTTGTGAATGGAAGCAGTGGGTTGAAGTTTATCTGGAGCAGGGCATTGTGGCACACCGTGCACTGTCCTATTCATCATTTCAGAGGGTGCCATCTTGATGTCTGCATTCACCCACACCGCCTACTTTATCTTAGATCTTCAATGAATTGGTATACTCCATATATTACTGATGTCCACACTTTGGCgaattttgaaaaatgttaagCTGCACTCCTGTAATCTAGCGTTTTCCTATATTATATCGGTAATATATGTGAACATGTTTAATAGTTGGGCAAAAAGTTTCAGTTGATTGTAACTGCTTCATCGCAGAAATAAACATGCATATATATGCTACTTCAATCCTATGTGGGATTTTATTAATGCTTTTGTAGCTTGGAATTGTCTACTTATGTCTCGTGATGCTATGATCCAGTTCTGCATTTCGCCAATGCGTGCATGTAGTAGTAGAAATACAATCTCCTCGAATGTCAGCTTTTGATTGTTCCCCTATGGCGTACCCTATGGGTCACTTTATTGTTACAAGCTATCTCTACATCGAATATTAGTCTCTCACCCGGATGCCAACAAATCATGTTATCCTCTTTATATATAtaggtgaggaatagttattcttcacccctctctattttaccatcaatgcaccgtaattttacgttccgtaagttttgtctttatttccgacgcaaaaagggaccgtaagaaaatatataatcgccgtaaaaaatattttatgttatgtaaaattacaaacgtaaaaacatagtctaaaatacacataaactgtaaattttcttgtcttatgacctatatttttatttttcttatgtcaaattttacgtagtgaatcaatacgaatgtaactatttgaatttgaaacgtaatttaattatgaaatgatcgtaagattacctcgggtgaagaataacttattctgcaccctgggtgatgaatagtaactgAATGGTTTATGTGCACGATGTTTgaattatatatatatgcataactgAATGGTTTATGTGCACGATGTTTGAATTATATATCCATACATTTATTTACTTGATCTCTCAAATATTCAAGGTTTTTTTAGAGATGCAGACGGGTACGCATCTTCCATGAAGAGAAAATTACAAAAGGACGACAGATAAAGCATCAACCAGTTGGTATATTTTCAGCTTTGTGGACGGATGTGGTGTTGTGAACGTGTCTGCTTGTATCAAGGTTTCTATCCGAGTTATTGTTTTGTACAAAAACTAGATCTGAAGCTTTCAACATTGTTCATTTTCATGCATAAATTCAGGTTTGCTTTTCTCGAAGAATAATTTTATTATATGTTAGCACTTCCAACATTGTTCAGCTTCATGCATAAATTCAGGTTTGATTTTCTTATAGAATGATTCTCTTGTAGGTTAGATTTCAAAGCTTTCAAAATTGCACAGTTTTATGAATAAATTCATGTACTAGATCAAAATTGAGTCCAAGAAGGCCTTTTTACCCTGTTGCATTGTTCCTGAGATGTAACAACTATTACATCATGCTATTTATATTACCTTGATGTTTCATTGTTCTGATGTATGCCTATTTATTTTTAGAAATACCTACCGATTTATTGTCAAAATATACGGGCGCAGCAACGCGCGCCATTAATGATCTAGTTCCTCTCAAAAGCGGCCAGACTAGTTCTCACGAACTCAAGCCTCTCTTCCCTGCCTATGTTTGCTATGGGCCTTTTTTtgcttgcagagggggtgcacgCAAAGTTTGACACGCCGCGGTCTAAATTCTTTTGGGAAGGAACTAGCCCGAACCGTAAATATCATATGGTCAAATGGGCTTGGGTGTGTCGTCCCAAGGACTTGGGGGGCCTCGGGATCACCAACTCTAGATTGCTTAACATCGCTATGATGTGTAAGTGGATTTGAAAAATTGCCCAGGGGGCGTCCGGACTCTGGGTTGATCTCCTTAAGGCCAAGTACTTCCCCAACGGGAATTTCTTTGAAGGTAGAGCAAGGGGCTCGCCTTTTTGGAATGATCTCCAGACGATCAAGTCGGCCTTTGCCTTGGGGGCTAAGTTCTTGATTGGAGATGGGCGATCGGCGCGATTCTGGACAGATCTTTGGATAGGCGCCCGCCCCCTATGGGAAGAATTTCGCGACCTGTACGACATTGCCGTAGACCCAGGCATGTCGGTGGCTGACGCGCTGCGTACGACCCCTCCGGAGATTCATTTCAAACGCGAACTTCAGGGGACAGAGCAGGCCAGTGTTGTAGCCCTGCGGCAGTTGATTGACCGGGTGGTGCTCTCGGACCAACCGGACGCGGTGAGCTGGGCGCTCACCAGCTCTGGGAAGTTCTCGGTCAAGTCTCTATACCGCAAGCTGTGCCAGGGGCCGTCGCAGCTGGTGGTGGCAGGGCTTTGGACCGCGCGGTTGCCACTGAAGATCAAACTATTCCTTTGGCAAATGTTCCGTGATAAGCTTCCCACTTCTCTGAACGTGGCCAAACGGAATGGGCCGGCCAATGGGCCTTGTGCGTTGTGCGGGGACCCAGAGGACGCGAACCACGCCTTCTTTCGGTGCCCCTTAGCGCGGTTTGCGTGGAGCGCAGTGCGGTCCGCGGCTGGTGTCCAGTGGGACCCACGCTCAGCTGCAGAGCTTATCCACATTTTAGGTGCGCTGCAAGGCTCAACGAAACGAGTCGTGTGGACCTGTGTCGGAGCTCTTCTATGGTCCTTGTGGCTAACTAGGAATAAACTCGCGATCGAGGGGACCTTGCCAACACATCCGGCTAATATCATCTTCAAatgcaatcttcttttgcagCAGTGGAGTCCGTTGGGGAGGCGCAAGGATGCTGATTTGATCAAGACAGCGCAACAGCGAATTCTGCAAGTGTATGCGGCGGCTAGGGAGCCATGACTACGGTGGTCGACGTAGTCTCTTTTGAGTGCTTGACGAGCCTGCGTGCTCAGTATGGGCGATGCCTTGTAACGCGACAGTAACTTTATCTTCTCCGCTCGATTATGGTAGTGGCCCGATGGGGCTTTTGGTGATGTAAGACTTATTGGTATGACTCTGCTGTTGgggctttattaatttaaagccgGACGCATCTGGCGTCTTCATTTTAAAAAAAAACCAGCTCTCCGACGAGTAGGTAGGTGTTATGTTGTCCACGTGCCTGTGTATATGTAGCGTGTAGGGATCGAGTCTGGCCGGACTCTGGAGTCCTCTTCTAAAAACAAGTCCGAGTGCCTTCCATCGATACACAACCAAACCGGATGAAAACCGGGAAGTTGGTTTCCTATCGTATTCGTAGCTAATCCAAGATCACGTCCTTGTGCACCCCTCGTCATTTTGTTTAGCCACGCAAAGATGGGGTCGACTATGTTATAGTGAGTAATTCTTTGATCTGGGTCAGTTGTGAGTTCTAATCCTGGTGTGGCAAGCCATACCGACAGCGTTTAGATCTGTTTATTCCTCCTCCTCGTACCTGAACCGCtaatttgtactccctccgtcacataatataagagcgttagACCGCAACCAAAGATTAAGGTAGAGGAGCTGCGAGGTGCAACTGCATAACTGATGGGAACGGATCTCCTTCATGCAAGCACAACAGAGATTCACAAGTCAGCATCTAACTGCTTAAGTTGATGGGATTGATTTCTTTCCCGTGTGCTAAACCAGGAGAAGAATAAGATGAGATGGCCAACCCAGGAGGCGAACCCCAGCCTCTTACTCCAATTAAGGTTTGTCAGTCCAACTGACAAATTGAAGATACGAGTATTCAAACAAACATATCAGGTGCGCCGACGTCTGATCGCAGATCAGAACTGCCTTTCGCGCTTTTTCTGTTCCATACATTTACAGTACCAGATCTATCAGTGTGCAAACATTGGCTCTCTCCCGCCCAGGCACTGCGCTCCACAGTAAAAACAGTTCAGGGCGTCGAAGGCCCGTCAGGCAGCTTTGTCTTCCTCTTCCTTCCAAGAATGGACGCCTTCTGCAGCCTCGCACCCCCGACGCGCCACTTCCTGAAGGCGGACATCGACTCCCTAGCAGATTCAAACACTTCACGGCGAAAAGAACCAAGGTTGGTATGGTAAGGGAAAACAAACAGGGGAACGAGTAAGTGCACGAGGGAGATGTTTGTACCTTGAGCTTCTTCTTTTGTAAGGCGTGTTGTGAACTTGGGCACTGTCATCGTCGAAGAGCTGTGTGCCTTGCTTAGTATCTCCTTGTACCTACTGGCGAACGCGTAGCGCAAGAACTGGCCAATGCTCTTGTCACCCACCCTGTTGATGCAAGCCATGCAAACTTCATAATTCAGCGAGGAAAATAATTTAGTCTGACCATTATAGTAGGGAAGTAATAACTCAAGTGTGGGGTTAAAGATCGAACTCCCCCTCTATTACACCACCTATTACCTTTCAAAGTTTTGTGCTAGTCACATAGTCTAGTCCATACAAATTAATGGGATTGGGAATAGACAAAAGGAAAAAATGGTGTAAAGTTACCTcaaatagtagaatgatatgcaTTTAGAAACAAACTTTGAATGGTACAGTGAAATGTATTAagaatgtgtgtgtgtgtgtgtgtggggggggggggggggggggggggggggtggataatatataagggcatctccaatgctAGGCGCCTATACAGGCGCTTGTGGCGTGAAAAATAAATATCCAGAAAATAAAAAGGGATCTAGCGCCCTCTCTTCCAATGGGAGGTGCTAAACAGGCTCTAATTACCAATTAGAAAGAAGTGCCCAGCTCTCGTACGTGAAAGGAAACAGCCTAGCGCTCGATGCTTTTCTTTGCATCGATGCCACACTAGGCGCTGGGAATAAACAGCCTAACCGACGATCTACTGGGATTTCTTTCCTGGCGCCCTGGCCTAGCGCCTCTcccattggagatgccctaagatGCCCAAACATCACTACATAACTACTTCATGGTATCCCTACAAAGCCAACACCTAACAATATTTCACAGAACTGACAAAATTGGAACAGCAGTGAGGACTCCACCTCCTGCGGGGGGTCTTTCAAACTGAATGTGGACAGTAAACCAGATGGGTTGGGTGACTTGGGTCAATTTTATCACCTGCATATAGAAGGGGAGCAATTCAGAGCCTTTCCCGGTCTGCTTATAAGGAAATTCAGAGCTCCAAACTGAGCACAAAAGAATGTGCCACACAATGCATGTCATGAAATGACACGTTGGCATTGTGATTGACATAGATCATATCTAATCTGAGAATAGTTACACATTTTCAACCTATTCACCTGAACCATCAGGAGAAACTCAAATCCCAATTAGGATCACTCAGAGTATAACCAATTCACTGTCAAGTGGCACCTCTCTATGTTCACCCAGTTTCTCACAACATGTGCTACAGGCGGCTAGCCGGCTACTAAACATTCAATTATTTATGTTCTAGTGCAATTAAAATTGAAGGCAAATCACCATTGAGATCTATATCTGGATCCTTGACATTTCCAGATTAAGATGATTACAGTCAGCTCTTGTCATAATTAAGTACATCGTCCAGAGTATGCCTTCGAAAAGGGACAAACCTCAAATAACCATAACTTATTTATTCAGGAAAACTTAGTTACACACTGTCGCAACGCGGCAAAATTATGCTAACGCTGGTGGCCAGTGAATTTTTTCAGCAGAGGCAGGGATGGGGTCCAATGGTCCTACGTACTGAAGGTGCCTGAGGAGGGAGCAATGCAGTAGAAGCACTTGAGTGTGGCTCTTTTTAGCTGCAGTATTTTGAACTGGTTCATGTTCTGTTCTAGTGTTTTCCTAGTGACCTGATTGTAAGTAGTTTTTTTTACCTGGTTGTAAGTAGTTTCTGTGCTGGGAGCTGCCTTATTTGGAATATATTTGATCAGCAAGGAATATATTTGATCATCTCGAAGCGACCATATATTACCTTATTCAGAATAAAATGAAAGAACAAGAAGAACAATCAATCACATTTCAAGAAGGTGCGGTTTATTTGAATCTTGTTAGAAGCAAAACTGAAACTAAAAGGCTAAAGCAAAAAGGCATGTCTCACTATGACTTATTAAATCATTTGTTGGAGCAGATAAAAGGGAGCTTGCTGCCAAGTGCCAAATAGGAACAGTAGAACATGCTCAAACCATGAGGCTGGAAGTTATAATCATTTGGATTAAACACCAATTTGAACATAGTTTGGTTAAATTGAGATGGGAGATAACATTGTGAGTGTGGTTAAAAGCATGTGTTAGTCTGGGCCCTCAGTAAAGAAAACCATATGATTGCATTTCTGTTAGCAGGCAATCAACTTTACCTACGCACAATTCATAGTATTAATTGCATCTTCTCCCCAAGATTACAGCTACTTGAACTTATAGAAGTTCCTCCTATGTTACCTTAATATGCCACTGCAAATATCCTTTTTATGGGCATGTAAGCATTTAATTTTTTACAAAAACAGAATACATGTAGAAAGCATAATGCATTGTAGTGTTGTATGCCTACACAATTACCCAGTTATTGCAACTGAGAATATAACATGGCTAAGGCTCATCAAAGTTCTGCGAAGCAGTGGAGTGGGTAATCTATTTCTAACAAAATCGTATAGAAACATTTAATTGAGAATTTGTGAATTTAAGATTGCACAGAGAAAGGAAATGAGATAGACAAAAATGGAAATAAAATAGAATGTGTAACTGAGATCGTTCAGAACTTACAGAGGAACAATCTTGCATCCAAGCTCATAAAAGTAAGGGCACCGAACCCTCAAATCAACACAGGCTGCATCAGCTTGGATCTCCTTCCGAGTTCTGCATGCAAATTACGTCACACAAGCCACAAAACTCAACCAATGGGTATTTCATTCAGTTAAAAAGGGTATCTACTTAAAAGCATCATTAAGTTGACAAGAGGAATTTCCATGTAAATTTGTTGAAATGAGAACGATAACTACATACTACTGCATCCAGTATATATTAGTGTCCCTCTCAAGAATTTCTACAAATACAAAAAACAGATTACGAAGAAGCCTACTTCTGGGTGAAGCAAGGAGGTACATTTATTGACACCGCTTGTTCCAGAGACAGCATTCCATGCGCAAGCCAAAATGGAAGGTCTACTTTAGCACCCTTTTCAACCTGAACATAAAGAATATAAGATATTAAGCATTGGAACCAGATAAATACTTTGATTCATTTTCCACAGTGGCAAGAAAAGGTGCTAAAAAACCAAAGCATCTAACTCCCAGTTGGTGTTCACTAAGAAATAAGGCAGAGGGGCAAAAGAAAGCATCTAGCATTCCATATCAATTTTGCAAACTAAAATACAATGCATCTATCTCAGGTAAATATCATTCAACTAGTCAACGTATTTGAAAAGTAATTTGCTCAAGAACAAACAGATCAGAGGAAGAATTGGCAGCAGTTGCCCATCAGCAAGTTTAACATAGCAGTTAAACATAAATACACAAATGCCGTCGGACAGATGCTTACAGTCTTACACTAAGGGTCAAAAAAAGATGCTTACACTGTTTCTCTCGGCACCAGGATCTAGCAGACCGACGCCATTTGCAGTTACTTGGAAAACAACCGAAATAAGCTGCAATTACAGTAGAGTATTCATGTCATCTGCACAAGCATAAATGAACCAGAGGATAACACGAGCACGGTTACCTCCTCCTCCATGAGGATGTCGGCAACGTCGTAGTAACAAGGCATTTCGCCAGGTGGGACAGGTCACTGTTTCTTATTCTCAACCCTGCATCAACAATTTGCAGTATGCCGATGAGAGAAAGTCCAACTCACTCACCAAATGTGGCCTCCTATATATTAAGGCTCCATTTGGATGTTGATGTTGATGTTGATATTGAGGGCCATGGAATTGAATTGGTCCCAACATCAAACCTCGCAGACATTGATATTGAAATTGAACCTGAAACTGAATAATGTTGTTTGGATGTGTTCAAGAACAGACACTTGGAATTCACATGAGAGACTCAATTCTGAATATTATTTGGATGATCGTTGTCAAAATGGAATTGCTCATTTGTAATAGGATGAATATTGTACTTTGAAtataaacgctcttatatttctctACAGAGGGAGTAATGTTTAAAACTAACTTGTGTTCAACATGTGAATATCTGTGGAAGGTTATATGTCAAGAATACAACAGCAGCACTTGTACAGAAATAACAGCACCTACACTACACACAGCAGCCGCCATGGGGTGCCGGCCATGGGGGGCGAGGG from Triticum urartu cultivar G1812 chromosome 3, Tu2.1, whole genome shotgun sequence encodes:
- the LOC125545022 gene encoding probable DNA replication complex GINS protein PSF3, with amino-acid sequence MPCYYDVADILMEEELISVVFQVTANGVGLLDPGAERNSVEKGAKVDLPFWLAHGMLSLEQAVSINVPPCFTQKTRKEIQADAACVDLRVRCPYFYELGCKIVPLVGDKSIGQFLRYAFASRYKEILSKAHSSSTMTVPKFTTRLTKEEAQVFESARESMSAFRKWRVGGARLQKASILGRKRKTKLPDGPSTP